The DNA sequence aattaaaaaatggaatagtctctttttttttttttttttttaatttaaaattattaatttgatgaagaatgaataaataaaattataaactttaaaaaacaGTTGTATGTATTTAGCGGTCAGGATGCTGGGCGACTAATGAGTCCGCTTTAGGTGACGATCGCGTACTGGAGTAGTTTGGATGCGTCCGAAAGACCGACGAGCTGTCTGACAAAGCTCAACAAAATACTGCGCAGACGCCATTTGCTGTTTTGTATTGGATTGGGGCACATGCAGCAAAACTACCAGCACCAGTATCAGCACCAGCACTAGCACCAGTACCAGCAGTAGTATAAGCTGTAGATGGTGAAGCACAAGCTTAACCAGTAACATATCACACTCTATGCACACGATATTCATCCACACACTTCAACAACTCGATCAATTCACCTATctctcaattttatttttatttttatctctttttATCCCTAACTTGAATTGAAAACGTTTACTTGCTATTCAATGACAATTGATATTCGTatcatatgtatatgtgtgtctATATACAACAATTGACCAggatttattaactttttttatttccagtTCCAACAACTTTTtagatcattttatttacatgaATCTCTTATCTGGATTTTTATCAGGTGCAGCAACACCCCATCAACCGTCcgattgaattattaattttttttttgtcttctaTTTGTATTAcctacttaattatttttgtaacacATGCTGTGCtaccatttaatttaaattttaatattatttctcttatttattgtaagctctatacatattattaattattactttaacaTATCGTTTGTAAAATACGTCAGTAcaggattatttattattattattattactaataataatgattattgttattattatttattataatgattattagtAGGGTAGCTATAAAATAGTGATAGACTGTCAGACGCtactcaattatttatatatgagtttaaaataaaaatgatttattatggtttcgataataatttgtagtaCACTTATTTCTAGTGAAAATCAATTTTGTTCTCattccaaatatatatacatatatatgtgatcaaatagtttgaataaagtggagaataaaaatttcataaaaaatgtattttaaaaataataaaatatacaaatgacattgatgagaaaaaaaaaaggtaattcTTAATATGACCCTTTGACactgatatttaaatactcgCACTCTTGTGTGTTATATGAATAACTTCACCTTTAAAACTTGACCGAGGATCATCTCACACACACACCAAAGTAATTTTCCGACGGTTAAATTAGGTCGaatttcttacaatttatttataaaaagaaaaaaaaaatgttcttattactagatttttattttaaaataaaccaatggacaaattaaaaaaaaagtaaaataagatAAAGAGAAAAAGTGAGTGAAAGAGGgccagaaaaatttaaaaatccattaaatgttaatttaaaaataaagtttaagtgTTGAGATAAGGCTGGATGCAAAGTTGTATACGgataataaatcttaaagCTGACTACGAGGACGAAACTATTgactttgtatatatatatatatatatatatatatatatatatattttataatactatGCTTGCAGTGTATCCAAAACTCTctgactttattttataaagtccCATCACACCCAAATGTTTAAAACttttacagaaaataaaacttttcttCATCACGACAAACTGCGTTTACCTTGTGCTTGCCGTCTGCCGTCTGCCACTATACCAATACTTGTttctttgttaattattttaaaattgacctTCCAacgtatacatacatatactaAGTTTTTGTCTGTAAACCAATCTGCAAaacgattaatttatttcattttccattccaataaattttccgTTGCATCATCATTCTAATTActgaataatgaaaaaaaaaaaaaaaggaaaaaaaaccaCTTTGCCAAGAAATTATTGGTAAAGACTTGGGTAAAAACGATAGCTGTCAATCCAAGTCGATCGTCTGGAGGTTGGGATTTGACGCAAGTGGCAATGGAaagcttttattaatttctcacGTCTCTTAAGGTCAaccattgattaattaatcttTTTATGTATCTATATGCTATATTCTATATGCTGTCTATGTGTGTAACTAATAGATAGAAGCAGCTTTAGTGTAATTAATATTGGATGAAAGTAAATAGTAAACTAAAATATGAATGACAACACTTGAGAATGATATAGTCgatatgtttaataatttatgtcgGTTAAAGCAAAGCAACTACTCTGGAGGCTAGGCGATATAATAAGACTCTTGAGGATAAATCACAGTGACTCGAGGTAACGCCAGACATTTTAGTTCCCCAATAGTGAAAATGTCTCGCTCGTATATACTCTCCACCCTTCACTAGAAAATACCCTCGATAGGCTGCTTTCGGTCAAGGAAACGTCCATCGAATCGGCTTTGGCTTTTAATTCTTACCCTTTTCCCCGATAACCGACAACCAACaactttcttttattaattcctacattttttttttaaattccagaCTGTTGGagaagtaaatatattttattttttaaaatcccaGTGAAATGAAAGTTGGCCTCATTGGCACGACGACGAGTTAACGCATCACCTCCAGGCGACGATTAAATTCTTGGCCTTGATGCTTTTCCTagtttgtatatatgtataatagtTTACCAaggaaacaattaaaaaaatttatcaagatacaatttactgttaactttttttacaactttaaaagttaatataGACAACCTAcactaatattattttctcactAAACGctcttacaaaaataataataaaaaaaaaaaaaaacaaaaatcatataaaTGAATCATTTGTAAATGGGTTGCTACAATTGTAATTGTTTCTCTGGTGCTTTGCTCGTACATGGAAACGCCAACTCATTATCCCTCGCTTTTGTCTTGTGTCAGGGACGAACgttttatcaattatacaTCCGACCGagacattgataaaaaaaattaaaaaataaacatagatAAATTCAATTAGATCTTTAATTGTTACGGTATAAAAGAATAACAAATAAACGTGTacgatttattttacaaatcatttaatctttaaatctccataattacataatttacaatttacaaAAAGCTTTGGTATCACCAAAATAACGAGTGACTTGATCCCGTTGGACCTgatatgaacaaaaaaaaattaatttaattaattcaaaaagttttagtttttttctaaggaaaatagaaaatttaccaTTAAGTCTCGTCATACTTTGCGTTAATTCATGAGGACCAGGCTGTTGTCTGATCATTGTTCTTGAGACGTGAATTTCTGGCAAAGGTCGATCTTGCAAGTGTCTTTTTTCCGTTTCTGTACGATAACGCATTTCACGATCAAGACTCGCATTTCTTGCGTAAATCGAAGACTCGGCATttgaaaatgaatgaaaacGATGACGTCTTCTGTTAGACTTTGTCATTGattcttttttatcatttataaattcagtGGGAGCGCGCGAAAGTTGATTACTTGTGCTACGATGtaaagattttaaagaatCTTCGTAACCactaagaaataataaaaaaaaaaaaaaataaatgaaaaataccagcacataataaaatacatgatcgaaaaaataacaatagtgCAGTTTTAAAATGCAGTAatggtatttttttagttgaaagcTTAAAGTCATTAAAGTGATTGATGTTGTAGTGTgcacaaatttattattaaatcttgTGGATTATTTGTAAGCTATTGAGCTAGAGGTTTTGACATAATGAaaagataatataaaatacaaacttGCTACTATCACCAGAGGAAGGAGTTGAAGAGTGTCCACAGTGACAGTTACGCGCAACTATTCCAGAATCCTGTCCGCTCGAGTGTAGAGACATTGCTGAAGCTTCAAGACATCCATTAGGAGTTCCTCTTGTCGGGTTTCGCTTGCTGCTAGTACCCCCTGTACAGCTGATACGCGACCGACTGTGAATTTAATCACACATCACACACAACAAACCCAATAAAATACACCCACAACTATAAACTTGTATTATATTACTTGTAACGCATGTCACATCGTGTAATTCTCCATATATACATGCTGCATGCTTTTTGTAATAAAGTGCAGGTATAATAGATGTgtaaaacaacaacaacatacCCATGATGAACACATCCTGGCTCGTGCTCACAGACACTTAGTCTCCTCGTGTCGATGGCAAAGGGTTCTGGGTCATAACGAAGGCCATCCACGAAAGTTGGAAATAACGAGGCCGGCTTTCTCAAGGTAGTTGCGGTTGGCTCTGCAAGTGCAAATCCAACTGGGGAGAACATTGCTGACGCTGATGGACCTAATGTCCTCTCATGTCCACGGCTAACCAACAACAATTCATTGAGCtcctataaaaatttattcagcccCTTTTCCTCTTTCTCccttttttattacaaagttACTTTTCTCTAATACCCTTACCGAACATTTATAGAGATTACAGTAATTtactaataatgaaaaataatgctggcaagttatttaatagaaaGTATGATGGAATAAGAGCCAACGTCTAGATCatgcatattattattatcattattatttatttatttacagtttaataataaaatatttggttttgtttttattattagttagaatattatgtaataaaaaaaataagtataaatatatatgtatatgtatctataaataatgattaaatgtaggagattatattttttatacaaggatagtttttatttattaatgcgGCTCTTTAAAATGGTGGATTAGGGTTTATTCTTGAGCCCGCAGGATTATTTACCGCAtcagattaaataaaaataagacgtGTAAGATAAAGCGAGCTTCAGGATCACATAGCCGATGGTACACCATTGATGTTACCGATTACcctataaaaaagattttaaaaaaattcccagcCACAATTTATTACActtcttgatattttttcttctagcAATGATAATTAGtatagacaaataaataaagaaataaaataatgaagttATTGTTAATGGAATGTATAAGCTTGAATATGGTTATAATATGGTATTATAATACCATTtaaatagtattaataaaaaaaacttaccgtTTGTTACGACGAATACATATGACACAGATAATAGCTACCAGTGCACCGATAAATATAACACAACTCAGAACAACTACCCCAACTTCAAGGGTAGACAGTAAATATCTCTGACTGGAATTATTTCTTGGTGTATTTCCCGTGATCTCAAGTACACGATATCGCTCCAGTTCACCCTTTATTTCCGATTTCTTCCTCCGAAATACTCTGTGTTATGTGTGCACGTAATAtggaacaataaaaataagtgaagGTGCATAAAgcatgaatatataaatttatatacttgtCAACATATCTTTGCAtcaaagattttttataataacaaataaaaaaaaaatctatacttaaaaaaataaattgtttttttttctcaacttaCCGATGTAACGTTTCCATATCGACCATTACATTTAAATCCGGATCAACTGCATAAAGATAAACGTCAGTgctaaaagtttaattatttatttaaattatataattagtaataaaatttatatgagtaAAGATTAATTACTTACCAGGTAGTATCAATCAAGTTTTTCTCAATATGCGGTTCTAACTTTCTTACCCTAACATCCAAACCCGTAAGGTTTTTCAATGCTCTGTAAATTTAAAGCCGTTAATCATTCCTGAATTCTCGGAGAGAAGAGCTCAGAAATAAAGTCTGATGAGCTTTTACGACAACCACTTACCCGGTGATGTCTTCCACCTGATTCTCAATTTCTGTTGGCTTTCGTCCCATCACCATTACCACTTGCTTGTTATCATCCACTACATAAACctatatcaaaaataataataataataataataataataatgataataataataataataataataataataataataataataataataaaagtaataaaaatcttttaaaagtttaaaaagctTACAAAAACGTTAGCAATACTACTGCGTCCGTTATCAGCGCCTCGACGATCAGTAGCCTTGACATCAAAACCAAAAACTCGTCCAGCCTCTCGAGTAAAACTGCCCACTGAACGGACTTGACCACTAAGTGGGTCAATAGCAAACCGTGGAGCATCTTGACGTCctaatattttatatcttatttcaCCATTTATGCCCTCATCAATATCTTCAGCTTCAACCCTAATTATTTCATAGCCATAATTAGCAGAAGCTGGTACAGCAGCCAACAGTGGACGGCCCTTACTCTTGAACTTGGGCGCATTGTCATTTATGTCTTTCACCCTTACAACTATTTTAGCttcatttattcttaaatCCATAAGTTTATCCTCTTGAATCGGATAAATCATTGTTGGTAAACCACGAGGTGTCTTACGATCAACTTTAACCTTGAACTCATAACTATCCCGATATTCACGATCaacagaatttattaaaaatagtgtaCCGTTATTTGGgtcaatgtaaaaaaaatcaaatacttGAGAATCATTTGACagtatttcatattttattgcttGACCTGAGTAATAATCAGTtacatttaattcaagtaattttaagGGTGTCAATGAATTCTCTTCCACTTCAACTTCATAATATCGATGTTGAAAAGCTGGTTTATTTGAAACCTGCTCTAGAGGCTCATCAACATCCAATACTCTTACATACAGCATTGCTGTTGATGTAAGACTTGGTGATCCTAAATCACGTACTGTCAAAGTAACATTGTGCaattctaaattttcataatctaaatttttaattgtcgatATGGTACCGTCTTTACTatcaattgtaaaaaatagcCGGTGAAATGAATTTGGCAAATCAAATAGAATCAAACCATTTCCATTACCCACAAAATCAGAATCATTTGCATAAACACGATGTATTACTGTACCAATGGGCGTGTTCTCGGCAACAGATGTATAATAAATaggtaatgaatttttaaaatcaacaaaTCCATAAAATTGTGGTGAATTATCATTTGcgtctaaaatatttatttcaacatcAACACTCGAACTCAACGATACTGATCCATTATCATATCCAATCACGACTATTTGATAATTGTCTTGTTTCTCACGATCAAGATTTCCCGTAACTGTTAGTATACCTGTCGTTTCCCCAATTTGAAATcgactattattatttgaggattgtgaatcaattttataatttattttagcatTATTTCCTTGATCTAAATCTTCAGCAATAATTTTaccaattttatatttattataaacacCTTCCATGATATCAAATGCGTAccaagattttttaaaaactggtGGATGATCATTTACATCAACTATTTTCATTCTAACAATTACGTGATCGGTCAAGTTATCAGGGTCAGCggcaataatatttaaataaacttttcgtGCGACAGGAAGTGTACGAGCGACAGATAACTCTCCTGACCTcggatttataataaaataagttgtaGATGGTagtgttgttgttgctgtatCGGAAATCGAGTGTAGATAAGGTGGATATATGGTTTCATTGGCAATGCTGTAAGTTATCTTGGCATTGTTGGAGTTGTCCTTGTCCTGGGCCAGTAGACGGATTATCACAGTACCTATTGTTATATTCTCCGGGACTATAAGTAAAGGTGAGTGACGACGCTGCTCATTGTCCTTGctcgatttttcaaaaatataatcatcatcatcatcagaaTCATCGTTATCGCCATCCTTGTGATTTGATACAATAATACCATAGTCAGGAGAAACAATCATTTGAACAAATGTTGGTGGATTATCATTTACATCatccaaatttatttgtaataacgcggttgattttttattaactgtaattttaaatttaaaggtaataataattactcgACAAAACCTGTTTACTGGTCAGTTATTACTGTCACTCTTACGCAAGTAAacaacaaaaagaaaaaaaaactaaactgtttttttttgtttttgtttctttttttataaaactagtATTGCTTAAAGACTTTCACTTACTGTCATCGCTGGCAATAATACGTAGCATGTAAGTAGATTTATTTTCTCTGTCAAGCAAATGAGATCCGTGACCGGTAAAAAATACCCTTCCAGTCGTGGAATCGATTGAAAAAAGATCAGAGGCATCGCCCTCAagagttaaattaaaattactgtttACTACCTCGTCCGCATCATGAACAGATACCCGATGATCTAAAATTACTTCGGTACCGGATACACTATTTTCGGTTAAATGACCTTGATATTTTTCCATGTCAAATATTGGTGGATTATCATTTATATCATCTACAATAATAGTtacctataaataataaaaaaaaaaaatgtttcaattaattttataaaacaacaaGAATAAGAGAAAgcgaataatgataataatattattatttattcagacTTGGAATATCCCGAGTCCTCGAGTTGTCTCAGCAATAACAGTGATGCTGTAATTCTGTTTGATTTCACGGTCGAGACCCCTTACTGTATAAAGGTCACCGTCCTCAGTTATTGCTATATCAGGAACATCACGTTGATTGGCAATAAGAAAACGTACTAGACTACGCGTAACATTTCGCGTAGTATTACGCGGAAGTACTTGACCAATAAACGCACTTGGCATGTTTTCTTTAACGTGATATACCAATGGCGCTCGTGTTGTTCCTCTGgaataatagataataaaatataatagaaacTTTTGTTGaaactatcattattattattattattatctaacaCTGATGACAGTTATTATACGAAAGTTTAAAGCTATATCTGAAAGTTAACTTTGAGCTATTAAGCGACGTACGACTAGACAGACAATAGTATAGCCTTTATCGTTGTCGTTGGTCGTCTATATgacatgaaattatttaaatcgattgcaatttaatgaaatgtttttttttgctatagCTATTAGTAATTTACTCAAGAGTATCACAACTTCCGTATTATTTTGTCATCGCCGTGTCTATCTATATGGTTTCACTTTCGAATTAACAATCCGTAAACAATTGTCATgcaagtattattattacatgGTCTATGAGTAAATATAAGTAAACAATGACAACAAAAGTGAGAGATAATTAACTAACTTTGTAAATAATTCTCGATTATCATTTGGATCTACAACATTAATCGAGACATTTGTAACTAAAGTTAGATCTTTATCGTTACTAACAACTCCTTCAAACTCATAAGACTTTCTTTGGTATCGTTCAATCTCATCTATCACTGTTATCGTTCCTGTCTGCTCCTCTACTGCAAATGgtactgaaaaaatatatttattattattattattattattaatattattattattataaaccgAGAAATAAATGTTACCTCCATCATGATAACTGTGCAAAAGATCGTACAAAGCAGCATTTTTTCTTTGAGCTGCATCATTTATACGAATTTGACCAACACTAGTACCAACCGCAACATTTGCTCCAACCCAAAATTCGTACGGCGCACCAACGAAATCTGGCTTGAGATCTTTTgtatctataattaataataagaaagta is a window from the Microplitis demolitor isolate Queensland-Clemson2020A chromosome 4, iyMicDemo2.1a, whole genome shotgun sequence genome containing:
- the LOC103576121 gene encoding cadherin-89D isoform X3, which encodes MGDKLLPKLLIIKYILWGILINKSTGCQFYPLGEYLKFVRVPENFPLGAEVLSLEIHPRSHLTIMPIDKDEDARYFAYKDINATHISVILAQSLEELVDSEIPRNLLKFRFVCDYSDGANSLTSSHLSVTVYVEDINDHAPQFIGTPYHVFVDEFTPPGMTIFRGINAFDGDKPNTPNSDVHYAIVKGNEEGKFSLESGHRTALILRKPLDYDAGDRLFSLIITATDRGVPAKSSNTTVTINVRDNDDLGPKFTNEIYKGKIYESYPFTRDTIHQEISLQVPIHAEDQDRGINTPVKYSIVSGNERGLFQIDSTNGSIFLKRAIDLDTERLTLPNNTFTLQIHASQLDNPLKYSFAKVLIEIIDLNDNLPEFEQDHYNISIVENLPNGFSVLQVVAHDRDQGENADFYYQLDDESGAFAIDGKSGWLTVKDERVLDRERISLIRMKVYAVEKNKNSVVIGGSSGVEKLNSSAVFVQVSILDANDNNPIFVPTNIYEFMTRTNAKVGTVLGKVHAVDSDLGRNGVVRYGIQQTGNSTTTIITSTLARVPFAVEPRTGAISVAETPIIEGRHAIFVEATDQPANPSERRFSLAVVTVDVFPPDDTKDLKPDFVGAPYEFWVGANVAVGTSVGQIRINDAAQRKNAALYDLLHSYHDGVPFAVEEQTGTITVIDEIERYQRKSYEFEGVVSNDKDLTLVTNVSINVVDPNDNRELFTKGTTRAPLVYHVKENMPSAFIGQVLPRNTTRNVTRSLVRFLIANQRDVPDIAITEDGDLYTVRGLDREIKQNYSITVIAETTRGLGIFQVTIIVDDINDNPPIFDMEKYQGHLTENSVSGTEVILDHRVSVHDADEVVNSNFNLTLEGDASDLFSIDSTTGRVFFTGHGSHLLDRENKSTYMLRIIASDDINKKSTALLQINLDDVNDNPPTFVQMIVSPDYGIIVSNHKDGDNDDSDDDDDYIFEKSSKDNEQRRHSPLLIVPENITIGTVIIRLLAQDKDNSNNAKITYSIANETIYPPYLHSISDTATTTLPSTTYFIINPRSGELSVARTLPVARKVYLNIIAADPDNLTDHVIVRMKIVDVNDHPPVFKKSWYAFDIMEGVYNKYKIGKIIAEDLDQGNNAKINYKIDSQSSNNNSRFQIGETTGILTVTGNLDREKQDNYQIVVIGYDNGSVSLSSSVDVEINILDANDNSPQFYGFVDFKNSLPIYYTSVAENTPIGTVIHRVYANDSDFVGNGNGLILFDLPNSFHRLFFTIDSKDGTISTIKNLDYENLELHNVTLTVRDLGSPSLTSTAMLYVRVLDVDEPLEQVSNKPAFQHRYYEVEVEENSLTPLKLLELNVTDYYSGQAIKYEILSNDSQVFDFFYIDPNNGTLFLINSVDREYRDSYEFKVKVDRKTPRGLPTMIYPIQEDKLMDLRINEAKIVVRVKDINDNAPKFKSKGRPLLAAVPASANYGYEIIRVEAEDIDEGINGEIRYKILGRQDAPRFAIDPLSGQVRSVGSFTREAGRVFGFDVKATDRRGADNGRSSIANVFVYVVDDNKQVVMVMGRKPTEIENQVEDITGALKNLTGLDVRVRKLEPHIEKNLIDTTCTDVYLYAVDPDLNVMVDMETLHRVFRRKKSEIKGELERYRVLEITGNTPRNNSSQRYLLSTLEVGVVVLSCVIFIGALVAIICVICIRRNKRRGHERTLGPSASAMFSPVGFALAEPTATTLRKPASLFPTFVDGLRYDPEPFAIDTRRLSVCEHEPGCVHHGRSRISCTGGTSSKRNPTRGTPNGCLEASAMSLHSSGQDSGIVARNCHCGHSSTPSSGDSSNGYEDSLKSLHRSTSNQLSRAPTEFINDKKESMTKSNRRRHRFHSFSNAESSIYARNASLDREMRYRTETEKRHLQDRPLPEIHVSRTMIRQQPGPHELTQSMTRLNGPTGSSHSLFW
- the LOC103576121 gene encoding cadherin-89D isoform X2 is translated as MGDKLLPKLLIIKYILWGILINKSTGCQFYPLGEYLKFVRVPENFPLGAEVLSLEIHPRSHLTIMPIDKDEDARYFAYKDINATHISVILAQSLEELVDSEIPRNLLKFRFVCDYSDGANSLGFGWWRYFTDGQTYERGQTYRDSAMNAFKTSSHLSVTVYVEDINDHAPQFIGTPYHVFVDEFTPPGMTIFRGINAFDGDKPNTPNSDVHYAIVKGNEEGKFSLESGHRTALILRKPLDYDAGDRLFSLIITATDRGVPAKSSNTTVTINVRDNDDLGPKFTNEIYKGKIYESYPFTRDTIHQEISLQVPIHAEDQDRGINTPVKYSIVSGNERGLFQIDSTNGSIFLKRAIDLDTERLTLPNNTFTLQIHASQLDNPLKYSFAKVLIEIIDLNDNLPEFEQDHYNISIVENLPNGFSVLQVVAHDRDQGENADFYYQLDDESGAFAIDGKSGWLTVKDERVLDRERISLIRMKVYAVEKNKNSVVIGGSSGVEKLNSSAVFVQVSILDANDNNPIFVPTNIYEFMTRTNAKVGTVLGKVHAVDSDLGRNGVVRYGIQQTGNSTTTIITSTLARVPFAVEPRTGAISVAETPIIEGRHAIFVEATDQPANPSERRFSLAVVTVDVFPPDDTKDLKPDFVGAPYEFWVGANVAVGTSVGQIRINDAAQRKNAALYDLLHSYHDGVPFAVEEQTGTITVIDEIERYQRKSYEFEGVVSNDKDLTLVTNVSINVVDPNDNRELFTKGTTRAPLVYHVKENMPSAFIGQVLPRNTTRNVTRSLVRFLIANQRDVPDIAITEDGDLYTVRGLDREIKQNYSITVIAETTRGLGIFQVTIIVDDINDNPPIFDMEKYQGHLTENSVSGTEVILDHRVSVHDADEVVNSNFNLTLEGDASDLFSIDSTTGRVFFTGHGSHLLDRENKSTYMLRIIASDDINKKSTALLQINLDDVNDNPPTFVQMIVSPDYGIIVSNHKDGDNDDSDDDDDYIFEKSSKDNEQRRHSPLLIVPENITIGTVIIRLLAQDKDNSNNAKITYSIANETIYPPYLHSISDTATTTLPSTTYFIINPRSGELSVARTLPVARKVYLNIIAADPDNLTDHVIVRMKIVDVNDHPPVFKKSWYAFDIMEGVYNKYKIGKIIAEDLDQGNNAKINYKIDSQSSNNNSRFQIGETTGILTVTGNLDREKQDNYQIVVIGYDNGSVSLSSSVDVEINILDANDNSPQFYGFVDFKNSLPIYYTSVAENTPIGTVIHRVYANDSDFVGNGNGLILFDLPNSFHRLFFTIDSKDGTISTIKNLDYENLELHNVTLTVRDLGSPSLTSTAMLYVRVLDVDEPLEQVSNKPAFQHRYYEVEVEENSLTPLKLLELNVTDYYSGQAIKYEILSNDSQVFDFFYIDPNNGTLFLINSVDREYRDSYEFKVKVDRKTPRGLPTMIYPIQEDKLMDLRINEAKIVVRVKDINDNAPKFKSKGRPLLAAVPASANYGYEIIRVEAEDIDEGINGEIRYKILGRQDAPRFAIDPLSGQVRSVGSFTREAGRVFGFDVKATDRRGADNGRSSIANVFVYVVDDNKQVVMVMGRKPTEIENQVEDITGALKNLTGLDVRVRKLEPHIEKNLIDTTCTDVYLYAVDPDLNVMVDMETLHRVFRRKKSEIKGELERYRVLEITGNTPRNNSSQRYLLSTLEVGVVVLSCVIFIGALVAIICVICIRRNKRRGHERTLGPSASAMFSPVGFALAEPTATTLRKPASLFPTFVDGLRYDPEPFAIDTRRLSVCEHEPGCVHHGRSRISCTGGTSSKRNPTRGTPNGCLEASAMSLHSSGQDSGIVARNCHCGHSSTPSSGDSSNGYEDSLKSLHRSTSNQLSRAPTEFINDKKESMTKSNRRRHRFHSFSNAESSIYARNASLDREMRYRTETEKRHLQDRPLPEIHVSRTMIRQQPGPHELTQSPTGSSHSLFW
- the LOC103576121 gene encoding cadherin-89D isoform X1, with product MGDKLLPKLLIIKYILWGILINKSTGCQFYPLGEYLKFVRVPENFPLGAEVLSLEIHPRSHLTIMPIDKDEDARYFAYKDINATHISVILAQSLEELVDSEIPRNLLKFRFVCDYSDGANSLGFGWWRYFTDGQTYERGQTYRDSAMNAFKTSSHLSVTVYVEDINDHAPQFIGTPYHVFVDEFTPPGMTIFRGINAFDGDKPNTPNSDVHYAIVKGNEEGKFSLESGHRTALILRKPLDYDAGDRLFSLIITATDRGVPAKSSNTTVTINVRDNDDLGPKFTNEIYKGKIYESYPFTRDTIHQEISLQVPIHAEDQDRGINTPVKYSIVSGNERGLFQIDSTNGSIFLKRAIDLDTERLTLPNNTFTLQIHASQLDNPLKYSFAKVLIEIIDLNDNLPEFEQDHYNISIVENLPNGFSVLQVVAHDRDQGENADFYYQLDDESGAFAIDGKSGWLTVKDERVLDRERISLIRMKVYAVEKNKNSVVIGGSSGVEKLNSSAVFVQVSILDANDNNPIFVPTNIYEFMTRTNAKVGTVLGKVHAVDSDLGRNGVVRYGIQQTGNSTTTIITSTLARVPFAVEPRTGAISVAETPIIEGRHAIFVEATDQPANPSERRFSLAVVTVDVFPPDDTKDLKPDFVGAPYEFWVGANVAVGTSVGQIRINDAAQRKNAALYDLLHSYHDGVPFAVEEQTGTITVIDEIERYQRKSYEFEGVVSNDKDLTLVTNVSINVVDPNDNRELFTKGTTRAPLVYHVKENMPSAFIGQVLPRNTTRNVTRSLVRFLIANQRDVPDIAITEDGDLYTVRGLDREIKQNYSITVIAETTRGLGIFQVTIIVDDINDNPPIFDMEKYQGHLTENSVSGTEVILDHRVSVHDADEVVNSNFNLTLEGDASDLFSIDSTTGRVFFTGHGSHLLDRENKSTYMLRIIASDDINKKSTALLQINLDDVNDNPPTFVQMIVSPDYGIIVSNHKDGDNDDSDDDDDYIFEKSSKDNEQRRHSPLLIVPENITIGTVIIRLLAQDKDNSNNAKITYSIANETIYPPYLHSISDTATTTLPSTTYFIINPRSGELSVARTLPVARKVYLNIIAADPDNLTDHVIVRMKIVDVNDHPPVFKKSWYAFDIMEGVYNKYKIGKIIAEDLDQGNNAKINYKIDSQSSNNNSRFQIGETTGILTVTGNLDREKQDNYQIVVIGYDNGSVSLSSSVDVEINILDANDNSPQFYGFVDFKNSLPIYYTSVAENTPIGTVIHRVYANDSDFVGNGNGLILFDLPNSFHRLFFTIDSKDGTISTIKNLDYENLELHNVTLTVRDLGSPSLTSTAMLYVRVLDVDEPLEQVSNKPAFQHRYYEVEVEENSLTPLKLLELNVTDYYSGQAIKYEILSNDSQVFDFFYIDPNNGTLFLINSVDREYRDSYEFKVKVDRKTPRGLPTMIYPIQEDKLMDLRINEAKIVVRVKDINDNAPKFKSKGRPLLAAVPASANYGYEIIRVEAEDIDEGINGEIRYKILGRQDAPRFAIDPLSGQVRSVGSFTREAGRVFGFDVKATDRRGADNGRSSIANVFVYVVDDNKQVVMVMGRKPTEIENQVEDITGALKNLTGLDVRVRKLEPHIEKNLIDTTCTDVYLYAVDPDLNVMVDMETLHRVFRRKKSEIKGELERYRVLEITGNTPRNNSSQRYLLSTLEVGVVVLSCVIFIGALVAIICVICIRRNKRRGHERTLGPSASAMFSPVGFALAEPTATTLRKPASLFPTFVDGLRYDPEPFAIDTRRLSVCEHEPGCVHHGRSRISCTGGTSSKRNPTRGTPNGCLEASAMSLHSSGQDSGIVARNCHCGHSSTPSSGDSSNGYEDSLKSLHRSTSNQLSRAPTEFINDKKESMTKSNRRRHRFHSFSNAESSIYARNASLDREMRYRTETEKRHLQDRPLPEIHVSRTMIRQQPGPHELTQSMTRLNGPTGSSHSLFW